Proteins encoded by one window of Candidatus Neomarinimicrobiota bacterium:
- a CDS encoding ribonuclease H-like domain-containing protein: protein MADLSRQLKNFLERQDKSKIEPAKISNLKEKLQRIYEKSTREKFFPEEVVIKDYKNIEHFINGKWYNTPHGDVFIARSQFQISNRMGNRKLEEILQINDTWLAKLGNFKQIDAIDFNQTIFLDTETTGLSVGTGTISFIIGIGYLSEEKFFIDQYFIENFNKEAGMLSLLADFLKSYSTMITFNGKAFDIPILESRYILNMLDSPFKNLSHLDLLYPARQLWNLELENCKLSTIEEKILSIKRENDIPGEEVPRYYFRYLHTSDPKEIKPIFDHNRQDILSLVLTTIAIWQHFHNIDPHANTPSIKKSRAKILTKKGEIDRAIEEYKELISHNIPSFVKKEFLIKLGMLYKKKKIFREMESVFLKSIKIDDPFYLTPYIELAKYYEHKMKNYKEALKYIEMALERISNTKREDIQQLIKRLNRVKRKIAT from the coding sequence ATGGCAGACCTATCAAGGCAATTAAAAAACTTCCTGGAAAGACAGGATAAATCAAAAATAGAACCCGCTAAAATATCAAACCTTAAAGAAAAACTTCAGAGAATATATGAAAAATCTACAAGAGAAAAATTCTTTCCTGAAGAGGTGGTTATTAAAGATTATAAAAATATTGAACATTTCATTAACGGAAAATGGTATAATACCCCACATGGTGATGTATTTATCGCAAGAAGTCAATTTCAAATTTCAAATAGAATGGGAAATAGGAAATTAGAGGAAATATTACAGATAAATGATACATGGCTGGCAAAACTTGGTAATTTTAAACAGATAGACGCAATTGATTTTAACCAGACAATATTCCTTGATACAGAAACAACAGGATTATCTGTAGGTACTGGAACAATCAGTTTTATAATCGGTATTGGCTATCTGAGCGAGGAAAAATTTTTTATTGATCAATATTTTATTGAAAACTTTAACAAAGAAGCGGGAATGCTATCATTACTTGCCGATTTTTTAAAATCTTACAGTACAATGATTACCTTTAATGGAAAAGCCTTTGATATACCAATTCTGGAATCCCGCTATATCTTAAATATGCTTGACTCCCCTTTTAAAAATCTTTCACATCTTGACCTTCTCTACCCTGCAAGACAGCTGTGGAATCTGGAACTTGAAAATTGCAAGCTTTCCACAATCGAGGAAAAAATTCTTTCAATAAAAAGAGAAAACGATATTCCAGGCGAAGAGGTGCCCAGATATTATTTCAGATATCTTCATACATCAGACCCGAAAGAAATAAAACCAATATTTGATCACAATAGACAGGACATACTTTCACTGGTACTTACAACAATTGCTATCTGGCAACATTTCCACAATATCGACCCACATGCAAACACCCCATCTATAAAAAAATCAAGAGCAAAAATCTTAACCAAAAAAGGGGAAATCGACAGAGCAATTGAAGAGTATAAAGAGCTAATCAGTCACAATATACCATCATTCGTAAAAAAAGAATTTCTAATAAAACTTGGCATGCTATACAAAAAGAAAAAGATATTTAGAGAAATGGAAAGTGTATTTTTGAAATCTATAAAAATTGATGATCCATTTTACTTAACCCCTTATATAGAACTTGCAAAATACTACGAACATAAGATGAAAAACTATAAAGAAGCATTAAAATATATTGAGATGGCTCTTGAAAGAATAAGTAATACAAAAAGAGAAGACATTCAACAATTAATAAAAAGACTAAACAGAGTAAAAAGAAAAATAGCTACCTAA